One part of the Chryseobacterium mulctrae genome encodes these proteins:
- a CDS encoding NADP-dependent oxidoreductase: MKAFSISHYNKNSELQLADMPEPIVREDEVLVEIYAASVNLLDSKIKSGEFKLILPYKMPLILGHDVAGVIIKVGSRVKNFKVGDEIYARPSDFHIGTFAEFISINEKDVALKPKNLTMEEAASIPLVGLTAWQALVEKSKVQKGQKVFIQAGSGGVGTFAIQLAKHLGATVATTASEKSFNFLKNLGADVLIDYKTQNFEDVLIDYDVVLNSQDSKTLEKSFEVVKSQGKIISISGPPTPVFAEEFNLPWYVKFATKLLSSKVRKIAKKQNINYSFLFMKANGKQLAEITKVIESGKIKPVIDKVFPFENTNAAVKYVESGRAKGKVVIKRK; encoded by the coding sequence ATGAAAGCATTTAGCATCAGTCATTACAATAAAAACAGTGAGCTCCAGCTTGCAGATATGCCCGAACCGATTGTGAGAGAAGATGAGGTTTTAGTTGAAATTTATGCAGCGAGTGTTAATCTTTTAGATTCAAAAATAAAAAGCGGAGAATTTAAACTGATTTTACCTTACAAAATGCCACTTATTTTAGGTCACGATGTTGCTGGAGTGATTATAAAAGTAGGTTCCAGAGTTAAGAACTTCAAAGTTGGAGACGAGATTTATGCAAGACCATCAGATTTTCATATAGGAACTTTTGCCGAATTTATTTCTATCAATGAAAAAGATGTTGCCTTAAAACCTAAAAACTTGACGATGGAAGAAGCAGCCTCAATTCCTTTGGTTGGTTTAACGGCTTGGCAGGCTTTAGTTGAAAAATCGAAGGTTCAAAAAGGTCAGAAAGTTTTTATTCAGGCAGGCTCTGGTGGAGTTGGAACTTTTGCAATACAGTTGGCAAAACATCTCGGTGCAACGGTGGCAACAACAGCCAGTGAAAAAAGTTTTAATTTTTTGAAAAACCTCGGTGCAGATGTACTGATTGATTATAAAACACAAAATTTTGAAGATGTATTAATCGATTATGATGTTGTACTAAACAGCCAAGATTCTAAAACACTTGAAAAATCTTTTGAAGTAGTAAAGTCTCAGGGTAAAATTATCTCGATTTCCGGACCGCCAACTCCTGTTTTTGCAGAAGAATTTAATCTGCCGTGGTATGTGAAATTTGCTACAAAATTATTGAGTAGTAAGGTCAGAAAAATCGCTAAAAAACAAAATATTAATTATTCATTTCTTTTCATGAAAGCCAATGGAAAGCAGTTAGCAGAAATTACAAAAGTGATAGAATCCGGAAAAATAAAACCTGTAATTGATAAAGTTTTTCCTTTCGAAAATACAAATGCAGCGGTAAAATATGTAGAAAGTGGTCGTGCAAAAGGAAAAGTAGTTATCAAAAGGAAATAA
- a CDS encoding SDR family oxidoreductase — MKTTGNTIFISGGSAGIGLAIAKKLNAEGNKIIINGRNEERLQNALQQLDAAVAIQGDLSLEADRLRIVEDLKNNHPEVNIIINNAGAAFAYLLNETQNAHEKAAIEMNTNYFSVIHFTELLLPHLVQKTEAAVINISSIAVFGSHKMLPTYGATKAALHSYTLALRQTYEEQQNVQIYEVYPPLVNTDFSAEIGGANGITPSEVADELFLALAKNQFDVPVGDSKQFFAKELV, encoded by the coding sequence ATGAAAACAACAGGTAATACAATATTCATCAGTGGCGGAAGTGCCGGAATTGGTTTAGCTATCGCTAAAAAACTAAACGCAGAAGGCAACAAAATAATCATTAATGGCAGAAACGAAGAACGTCTTCAAAATGCTTTACAACAACTTGATGCCGCTGTAGCAATTCAAGGTGATCTTTCTTTAGAAGCAGATAGATTAAGAATTGTAGAAGATCTAAAAAACAATCATCCTGAAGTAAACATAATTATCAATAATGCAGGAGCTGCATTTGCTTATCTATTAAACGAAACTCAAAACGCACATGAAAAAGCAGCGATTGAAATGAACACCAATTATTTCAGCGTCATTCATTTCACAGAACTTTTGCTCCCTCATTTAGTTCAAAAAACGGAAGCAGCGGTAATCAATATTTCATCAATTGCAGTTTTTGGAAGCCACAAAATGTTGCCGACTTATGGTGCAACAAAAGCAGCTTTACATAGCTACACACTTGCTTTGAGACAAACTTATGAAGAGCAACAGAATGTTCAGATTTACGAAGTGTATCCACCATTAGTAAACACAGATTTCTCAGCAGAAATAGGTGGAGCCAACGGAATTACTCCTTCTGAAGTTGCTGACGAATTGTTTTTGGCACTCGCAAAAAATCAATTTGATGTTCCGGTAGGAGACTCTAAACAGTTTTTTGCAAAAGAATTAGTTTAA
- a CDS encoding winged helix-turn-helix transcriptional regulator, whose translation MSNSKKRSDCPISSSLDVWGDKWSLLIVRDLMFAKQCTYGEFLKSDEKIATNILASRLLMLEENGIISKQDHPDSKAKVLYKLTEKGINLLPLLIEINLWAEKYSEIPESQKIILNEVKKDKTGFIEEKIEELKREVL comes from the coding sequence ATGTCCAATTCAAAAAAGAGATCAGATTGCCCTATCAGCAGCTCATTAGACGTATGGGGTGACAAATGGTCGTTGTTGATTGTGAGAGATTTAATGTTTGCAAAACAGTGTACTTACGGAGAATTTCTAAAATCTGACGAAAAAATAGCGACAAATATTTTAGCTTCACGTCTTTTGATGCTTGAAGAAAATGGCATCATCAGCAAACAAGATCATCCTGACAGTAAAGCAAAAGTCTTATATAAACTTACCGAAAAAGGCATTAATCTACTACCACTATTGATAGAAATTAATCTTTGGGCTGAAAAATATTCTGAAATTCCTGAAAGTCAAAAGATAATTTTGAATGAGGTGAAGAAGGATAAAACTGGGTTTATTGAGGAGAAAATTGAGGAGTTGAAGAGGGAGGTTTTGTAG
- a CDS encoding efflux RND transporter permease subunit, with the protein MKLAEISIKRPSLVIVLFTILTLGGLLSYSMMGYELIPKFETNMVTISTVYPGASPSEVETSVTRKIEDAVGSLENVKKVESSSYESLSVIMVQLNTGADVNYALNDAQRKVNAILADLPEDADPPSLQKFSLDDLPIMTLSITSNKLNNKELYDLLDKKIEPIFSRVNGVAQVDLVGGQEREIQVNLDEKKLQGYGLSIGDVQQAILSSNLDFPTGALKTRTSRSTIRLSGKYRDVNEMNNLVVSNKNGAQVRLSDIATVFDSQKDVEKVARFNQNSTILMQVKKQSDANAVAVSELVQKTIAQVQTDYKVQAIKVSIVDDSTDFTLEAADHVIFDLFLAIILVAIVMLLFLHNIRNAFIVMVSIPLSLIATVIGMYLMGYTLNLMSLLGLSLVVGILVDDAIVVLENVYRHMEMGKSRIRAAYDGASEIGFTVTAITMVIVVVFLPIAMSSGLVSDILTQFCITVVIATLFSLLASFTIIPWLSSRYGKLVHLSGKNPFEKFILWFEKQLEKFTHWITGILEWALKSTLRRIMTVIVTFIILIASFMLVAFGFIGGEFFPKMDRGQFLVQMELPKDASVEKTNQITLEVEKYLRADKDVVDMITTVGQQSSGFGGAQATLYQSEIQVILVDKSERNESTDIKSAKIKRALEEKFTGVEFKTAPIGLMGADNAPIEMVVTAQDNETANKEANRILELLKKVPGSVDAELSTDSGNPEVQVNIDRDKMASLGLNLSSVGQTMQTAFNGNTDGKFRAGEYEYDINIRFGDANRQSIEDVRNLMFTNPQGEQIRLSQFAEVKMGSGPSLLERRDKAPSVKVKSKVVGRPVGDVANEWAAKFMDNEKTKPAGVSYIWSGDMENQTEGFGTLGIALLAAIVLVYLVMVSLYDSFVYPFVVLFSIPLALIGVMVILAITGNSINIFTMLGMIMLIGLVAKNAIMIVDFANMRKAAGATTHDALIQANHARLRPILMTTIAMIFGMIPIAIAKGAGAEMNNGLAWVIIGGLTSSLFLTLIIVPVVYSLFDSMLRRMGKHEKPDYEAEMKADYEHRELSEDGFTAKHVD; encoded by the coding sequence ATGAAGTTAGCAGAAATATCCATTAAAAGGCCATCCCTCGTTATCGTATTGTTTACGATTCTTACGTTGGGAGGTTTATTAAGCTACTCCATGATGGGGTACGAGTTGATTCCGAAATTTGAAACCAATATGGTAACTATTTCTACGGTTTATCCGGGGGCTTCACCTTCTGAGGTAGAAACTTCGGTGACCCGAAAGATCGAAGATGCTGTAGGTTCTTTGGAAAACGTAAAAAAGGTAGAATCATCTTCATACGAAAGTTTATCAGTGATCATGGTTCAGTTGAACACAGGTGCTGATGTAAACTATGCTTTGAATGATGCTCAAAGAAAGGTAAATGCTATTTTGGCAGACCTTCCGGAAGATGCAGATCCTCCTTCTTTGCAGAAGTTCTCATTGGATGATCTACCGATCATGACTTTGAGTATTACCAGTAACAAGCTGAATAATAAAGAGCTTTACGACCTTTTAGATAAAAAGATAGAGCCTATTTTTTCCCGTGTAAACGGTGTTGCTCAGGTTGACCTTGTTGGTGGACAGGAAAGAGAAATTCAGGTGAATTTAGATGAAAAGAAATTGCAGGGTTACGGTCTTTCTATTGGAGACGTGCAGCAGGCAATTCTTTCTTCTAACTTAGATTTCCCTACAGGTGCTTTGAAGACCAGAACTTCAAGATCTACCATCAGACTTTCTGGAAAGTATAGAGATGTCAATGAAATGAATAACCTTGTTGTTTCTAATAAAAATGGAGCACAGGTGCGTCTTTCAGATATCGCTACTGTTTTTGACAGCCAAAAAGATGTAGAAAAAGTGGCAAGATTCAATCAGAATTCTACCATTTTGATGCAGGTGAAAAAACAATCTGATGCCAATGCGGTAGCGGTTTCAGAATTGGTTCAGAAAACTATTGCTCAGGTTCAGACAGATTATAAAGTTCAGGCGATCAAAGTAAGTATCGTAGATGACTCTACAGATTTTACGCTTGAAGCAGCAGATCACGTAATTTTCGATTTATTTTTAGCGATTATTTTGGTGGCTATTGTAATGTTGTTATTCCTTCACAATATCAGAAACGCATTTATTGTAATGGTTTCTATTCCGTTGTCTTTGATTGCTACAGTGATCGGAATGTATTTGATGGGATATACTCTAAACTTAATGAGTTTATTAGGACTTTCATTGGTGGTAGGTATTCTTGTGGATGACGCGATCGTAGTTCTAGAAAACGTTTACCGTCACATGGAAATGGGGAAAAGCAGAATTCGTGCAGCGTACGATGGAGCTTCAGAGATTGGATTTACGGTAACAGCGATCACGATGGTAATTGTGGTGGTATTCTTACCTATTGCAATGAGCTCGGGCTTGGTATCTGATATCTTAACTCAGTTCTGTATAACGGTCGTTATTGCAACATTGTTTTCATTATTGGCTTCATTTACTATTATTCCTTGGTTATCTTCAAGATATGGTAAATTGGTTCATTTATCAGGTAAAAATCCTTTTGAGAAATTTATCCTTTGGTTTGAAAAGCAATTGGAGAAATTCACACACTGGATCACAGGAATCTTGGAGTGGGCTTTAAAATCAACTTTAAGAAGAATAATGACCGTAATTGTTACTTTCATTATCCTAATTGCTTCATTTATGTTGGTGGCATTCGGATTTATCGGAGGTGAATTCTTCCCTAAAATGGATAGAGGACAGTTCCTTGTTCAGATGGAATTACCTAAAGATGCTTCTGTAGAAAAAACCAATCAAATAACTCTTGAGGTTGAAAAATATCTTAGAGCAGATAAAGATGTTGTGGATATGATTACAACGGTTGGTCAACAATCGTCAGGTTTTGGTGGTGCACAGGCAACTTTGTATCAGTCAGAAATTCAGGTAATTTTAGTTGATAAATCTGAACGTAATGAAAGTACAGATATTAAATCTGCTAAAATTAAAAGAGCTTTAGAAGAAAAATTCACTGGAGTTGAATTTAAAACAGCGCCAATCGGATTAATGGGAGCAGACAATGCACCAATCGAAATGGTAGTAACGGCTCAGGATAACGAAACAGCAAATAAAGAAGCCAACAGAATTCTAGAATTACTTAAGAAAGTTCCTGGTTCTGTAGATGCTGAATTGTCAACTGACTCAGGAAACCCAGAAGTTCAGGTGAATATCGACAGAGATAAAATGGCTTCTTTAGGTTTAAATCTTTCGAGTGTAGGACAAACGATGCAGACTGCATTTAATGGAAATACAGACGGGAAATTCAGAGCTGGAGAATATGAATATGATATCAACATCCGTTTTGGTGATGCCAACAGACAGTCGATCGAAGATGTAAGAAACTTGATGTTTACAAATCCTCAAGGTGAACAGATCAGATTAAGTCAGTTTGCAGAAGTGAAAATGGGTTCAGGACCAAGTTTGCTAGAACGTAGAGATAAAGCGCCTTCTGTAAAGGTGAAATCTAAAGTTGTGGGTCGTCCTGTAGGAGATGTTGCCAACGAATGGGCAGCGAAGTTTATGGATAACGAAAAAACAAAACCTGCAGGTGTTTCTTATATCTGGAGTGGTGATATGGAAAACCAGACTGAAGGTTTCGGTACTTTAGGAATTGCTTTATTAGCAGCTATTGTATTGGTTTATTTGGTAATGGTTTCATTGTACGACTCGTTTGTATATCCGTTTGTGGTATTGTTCTCAATTCCTTTGGCATTGATCGGAGTAATGGTTATTTTGGCCATCACCGGAAATTCAATTAACATCTTTACGATGTTGGGGATGATTATGTTGATTGGTTTAGTTGCGAAAAACGCGATCATGATCGTCGATTTTGCCAATATGAGAAAAGCTGCAGGAGCAACTACGCATGATGCTTTGATTCAGGCAAACCACGCTCGTCTTCGTCCGATCTTGATGACAACCATTGCGATGATCTTCGGTATGATCCCGATTGCAATTGCAAAAGGAGCAGGAGCGGAGATGAACAATGGTCTTGCTTGGGTAATCATCGGTGGTTTGACATCATCATTATTCCTTACTTTGATCATTGTACCGGTAGTATATTCACTATTCGACTCAATGTTAAGAAGAATGGGTAAACATGAAAAGCCAGACTATGAAGCTGAAATGAAAGCTGATTACGAACATAGAGAACTAAGTGAAGACGGGTTTACCGCAAAACACGTAGATTAA
- a CDS encoding KTSC domain-containing protein, translated as MKKIGDYRKLLEVDNTATLKDLKTIYRNVMKDTHPDKFVNDEEGKLAAEEKSKSVIEAYHFLVSINPETQEKYKEEYTETITTSIITDFYLEKSILKVQHLNGKMFEYIGVPRNTYIKMVNADSPSRFARRHIYGNFTFRKSGEVMVD; from the coding sequence ATGAAAAAAATAGGTGATTACAGAAAACTTCTTGAGGTAGACAATACCGCTACTTTGAAAGATTTAAAAACAATTTACAGAAATGTGATGAAAGATACGCATCCTGATAAATTTGTGAATGATGAAGAAGGGAAACTGGCTGCAGAAGAAAAAAGCAAATCTGTGATTGAAGCCTATCATTTTTTGGTAAGCATCAACCCTGAAACGCAGGAAAAATACAAAGAAGAATACACAGAAACAATTACCACTTCAATCATTACTGATTTTTATTTGGAGAAATCTATTCTAAAAGTTCAGCACTTGAATGGTAAAATGTTTGAATACATTGGTGTTCCTAGAAATACCTATATCAAAATGGTGAATGCAGATTCGCCAAGTCGTTTCGCAAGAAGACATATCTATGGGAATTTTACCTTTAGAAAGTCTGGTGAAGTAATGGTGGATTAA
- a CDS encoding SDR family oxidoreductase: protein MELKGKTILITGGASGIGLEAAKQFLEIGAKVIITGRNQVKLEAAKKQFPTLIVIKSDVSVAEDAVLLFDKVLVIGGIDILYNNAGVGVPAINLRVPNEKHFENAVYEMEVNYLGVIRLNNLFLEMLTSRKESAIINTTSILSYVPSLLEATYSASKTALAFYTKSLREHLRIINSKVKIFELLPPVVDTEMTVSRTDKKMTTEELVKGLIFGLKNDNYTIRVGDTKLVYFLNRFFPKLTFGLVNPKKSEQYLK from the coding sequence ATGGAATTAAAAGGAAAAACAATTCTGATAACAGGCGGAGCTTCAGGAATCGGACTGGAAGCTGCTAAACAGTTTTTAGAAATTGGAGCCAAAGTTATTATTACAGGTAGAAATCAAGTTAAACTTGAGGCAGCAAAAAAACAGTTTCCAACTCTTATTGTCATAAAAAGCGATGTTTCTGTAGCAGAAGATGCAGTATTGCTTTTTGATAAAGTCCTAGTAATAGGTGGAATCGATATTCTATACAATAATGCAGGAGTTGGTGTTCCGGCAATTAACTTAAGAGTTCCAAACGAAAAACATTTTGAAAATGCGGTTTACGAAATGGAAGTCAATTATCTCGGCGTAATTCGTTTAAATAATCTTTTTCTCGAAATGCTTACTTCAAGAAAAGAAAGTGCAATTATCAATACAACTTCAATTCTAAGCTACGTTCCGTCACTTCTCGAAGCAACGTATTCAGCTTCCAAAACGGCATTGGCATTTTACACAAAATCGCTCAGAGAACATCTGCGGATTATCAATAGCAAAGTTAAAATATTTGAGCTGCTTCCTCCAGTAGTTGATACTGAAATGACAGTTTCCAGAACAGACAAAAAAATGACAACGGAAGAGTTGGTAAAAGGTTTGATTTTCGGTTTAAAGAATGATAATTATACAATTCGAGTGGGAGATACAAAATTGGTATACTTTCTCAACAGGTTTTTCCCTAAATTAACATTTGGATTGGTAAATCCTAAGAAATCAGAGCAGTATCTTAAATAA
- a CDS encoding TolC family protein, whose translation MNRKRITAKKLKIGVAAAFMMLASSSAYAQQQISLQEAIKQALQNKAEAKKAALQIKKAEYKINEARSGALPQIGATAGVTYNPVIQESLLEFGGERIRAQLGQAWQSQAVVTLNQTIFDQRVFTGLKAAKSTREFYVLNAQLTNEQIIENVATAYYQVFVQEENLKTLNVSYTNTEKVRNVIKSLVDNGLAKGIDLDRTNVQLTNISSSRQQLVNAVELSKNSLKFYMGVPIDTDIELEEKTIEPQPQLLADAVNLEGRSELKVLQKNRELLVYNKKATEAYLYPTVGLQANYGWAGMGKKFPLTNGLNNGVLWSDYSAIGLNINIPIFTGGSTKSKIQQAEIDILDLDQDIQNTQLQLSLEYKNAVTNIENSLINIESMKNNVTLAEKVQKDTQSNYQYGLATLTEVLDSENALTDAKQNYTTALLDYKQAEIKLIKAKGELNTLQNP comes from the coding sequence ATGAACAGAAAACGTATAACTGCTAAAAAGCTCAAAATTGGTGTAGCTGCAGCATTTATGATGTTGGCCTCTTCATCAGCTTATGCGCAACAGCAGATTTCTCTGCAGGAAGCTATTAAACAGGCGTTGCAAAATAAAGCTGAAGCTAAAAAAGCGGCTTTACAGATTAAAAAAGCAGAGTACAAAATCAATGAGGCCAGATCTGGAGCTTTACCTCAGATCGGAGCTACTGCAGGGGTAACTTACAATCCGGTGATCCAAGAATCATTGCTTGAATTTGGAGGCGAAAGAATTCGTGCACAATTGGGGCAGGCTTGGCAATCACAAGCGGTAGTAACTCTAAATCAGACTATCTTTGATCAGAGAGTTTTTACAGGTCTTAAAGCAGCAAAATCTACAAGAGAATTTTATGTTTTAAATGCTCAGTTGACGAACGAACAGATTATTGAAAATGTAGCAACAGCTTATTATCAGGTTTTTGTACAGGAAGAAAATCTTAAAACTTTAAATGTAAGTTACACCAATACTGAAAAAGTAAGAAATGTAATTAAAAGTTTGGTAGATAATGGTTTGGCAAAAGGAATCGATTTAGATCGTACGAATGTTCAGTTGACGAATATTAGCTCAAGCAGACAACAGTTGGTCAATGCAGTAGAACTTTCAAAAAACTCTTTGAAGTTTTATATGGGAGTTCCTATTGATACTGATATTGAGCTTGAAGAAAAAACGATTGAACCTCAACCTCAGCTTTTGGCAGATGCTGTAAATCTTGAAGGTCGTTCTGAATTGAAAGTTCTTCAGAAAAACAGAGAGCTTTTAGTATATAACAAAAAAGCTACTGAAGCCTATCTTTATCCTACTGTTGGGTTGCAGGCAAACTACGGTTGGGCTGGAATGGGTAAAAAATTCCCTTTAACAAACGGATTGAATAACGGAGTTCTTTGGAGTGACTATTCTGCGATCGGTTTAAATATAAACATTCCGATTTTTACGGGTGGTTCTACAAAATCAAAAATTCAGCAGGCTGAAATTGATATCTTAGATCTTGATCAGGATATTCAGAATACTCAGCTTCAGCTAAGCCTTGAATATAAAAATGCAGTAACGAATATTGAAAATTCATTAATCAATATTGAAAGCATGAAAAACAACGTAACACTTGCCGAAAAAGTACAGAAAGATACGCAATCAAATTATCAGTACGGTTTAGCGACATTGACGGAAGTTTTAGATTCTGAAAACGCATTAACAGATGCAAAACAGAATTATACAACTGCTTTATTAGACTACAAACAGGCTGAAATTAAATTAATAAAAGCTAAAGGCGAGCTTAATACTTTACAAAACCCATAA
- a CDS encoding efflux RND transporter periplasmic adaptor subunit, whose product MKKTLIYIIVAAVLVGLAAWKIADNKKKQDTEVKEVARQVDKINVNVITASRENIDTDYSANGTFLPKQEMQQSSEISGRIVSVLVKEGSKVGAGQTLATIKRDAIEVDVTQAQNNLQNAIIDNQRYENAYKTGGVTKQQLDNSRLQLKNMQAAVRAQGVKINDTSIRAGISGTINKKMVEPGTVVSPGTALFEIVNINSLKLSVLVDESQIGRIQLGQEVPINVNVLPNDSFSGRITFIAPKSDASLNFPVEIEVQNRGNLKAGMYATATFKTNHGAETQNMLTVPAEAFVNGVSSGQLFIVSNGTAKLIKVQTGKVYGDKVQILNGLNGGEQVITSGQINLDNGSKINIVK is encoded by the coding sequence ATGAAAAAAACTTTAATATATATCATCGTAGCAGCTGTACTTGTTGGTTTGGCAGCTTGGAAAATTGCTGACAACAAAAAGAAGCAGGATACTGAAGTAAAAGAGGTGGCAAGGCAGGTTGACAAGATCAACGTGAACGTGATCACTGCTTCAAGAGAAAATATTGATACCGACTACAGCGCAAACGGAACTTTCCTTCCTAAGCAGGAAATGCAGCAGTCTTCTGAGATTTCAGGACGTATTGTGAGCGTTTTGGTAAAAGAAGGTTCAAAAGTTGGAGCTGGACAGACTTTGGCAACTATTAAAAGAGATGCAATCGAAGTTGATGTTACTCAGGCTCAAAATAATTTACAGAACGCAATTATCGATAACCAACGTTACGAAAATGCGTATAAAACGGGTGGTGTTACTAAACAACAGCTTGATAACTCAAGATTACAGTTGAAAAACATGCAGGCTGCAGTAAGAGCTCAAGGAGTTAAAATTAACGATACAAGCATCAGAGCCGGAATCAGCGGTACCATCAACAAGAAAATGGTTGAACCTGGAACTGTAGTTTCTCCGGGAACAGCTTTATTCGAAATTGTAAATATCAATTCATTGAAACTTTCAGTTTTGGTTGACGAAAGCCAAATCGGAAGAATTCAGTTGGGTCAGGAAGTTCCAATTAATGTAAATGTTTTACCAAACGATTCTTTCAGCGGAAGAATTACATTTATCGCTCCTAAAAGTGATGCTTCTTTAAATTTCCCAGTAGAAATTGAAGTTCAAAACAGAGGGAATTTGAAAGCGGGTATGTATGCAACTGCGACTTTCAAAACCAATCACGGTGCTGAAACTCAAAATATGTTGACTGTTCCTGCGGAAGCTTTCGTAAACGGTGTAAGTTCAGGACAATTATTTATTGTAAGCAATGGAACTGCTAAATTAATTAAAGTTCAAACCGGAAAAGTGTACGGCGACAAAGTTCAGATCTTAAATGGATTGAATGGGGGTGAACAAGTAATTACCAGTGGACAAATTAACCTAGATAACGGTTCAAAAATCAATATCGTAAAGTAA